One Anolis carolinensis isolate JA03-04 chromosome 5, rAnoCar3.1.pri, whole genome shotgun sequence DNA segment encodes these proteins:
- the etfrf1 gene encoding electron transfer flavoprotein regulatory factor 1 has protein sequence METPNMTNPLRYEVLNLYKNLLYLGKEYPKGADYFRTRLKKAFLKNKGVTDPEEIKQLVARGEFVMKELEALYFLRKYRALKQRYYEDDNK, from the exons ATGGAAACTCCAAACATGACCAACCCTTTAAGATATGAAGTGTTGAATCTTTACAAAAAT CTGTTGTATCTTGGTAAGGAGTATCCTAAAGGAGCGGACTACTTTCGAACCAGGCTGAAGAAGGCTTTCTTGAAAAACAAAGGGGTGACGGATCCCGAGGAAATCAAGCAGCTCGTTGCGCGAGGAGAGTTTGTAATGAAAGAGCTGGAGGCGTTATATTTCCTTCGAAAATACCGGGCTCTGAAACAACGCTACTATGAGGACGATAACAAGTGA